A DNA window from Neochlamydia sp. AcF84 contains the following coding sequences:
- a CDS encoding YitT family protein has translation MHHPTSASAKSIGSELIIYIFLIAGAFLAAFAIQVFLIPNRLIDGGIVGIAMVCANIFGTQYLGYFTFALNLPFVFLAYRYIGKVFVLHMFFALLFFTGFIFFIEHYMPWAEFKGETLEVVVIGGALLGIGIGLIIRYGGCLDGTEILGIISNRLTGFTVGQVVLVINIFVFSAAGIAFKDWHPPLLSLITYMVVSKIMDTVIVGLDETKSVIIISSKSEIIANAIVHELGLGLTIMYGRGGFSGDEREILYVIAERLQLADLKELIYREDPAAFIAIENLHEVANGNQTGKYKKTSMKELFSRMLSIKK, from the coding sequence ATGCACCATCCTACCTCAGCTAGCGCTAAATCCATCGGTTCAGAGCTTATTATTTATATCTTTTTGATTGCAGGTGCTTTTTTAGCTGCTTTTGCGATTCAAGTTTTTCTGATTCCCAACCGTTTAATCGATGGAGGAATTGTAGGAATAGCCATGGTATGCGCTAATATTTTTGGCACTCAATATTTAGGATATTTTACTTTTGCTTTAAACTTGCCCTTTGTTTTTCTGGCTTACAGATACATAGGCAAAGTTTTTGTCCTTCATATGTTTTTTGCTCTTCTTTTCTTTACCGGCTTTATTTTTTTTATTGAGCATTATATGCCATGGGCAGAATTTAAAGGAGAAACGCTTGAGGTAGTAGTGATTGGGGGGGCGCTTTTGGGAATAGGCATAGGCTTAATCATTCGCTACGGTGGCTGTCTTGATGGTACAGAAATTTTAGGAATTATTAGTAATCGCCTCACTGGCTTTACCGTTGGACAGGTGGTCTTGGTTATTAATATTTTTGTATTTAGTGCTGCTGGAATTGCCTTTAAAGATTGGCATCCTCCTCTTCTCTCTTTAATTACCTACATGGTAGTTAGCAAAATTATGGATACTGTCATTGTAGGTTTAGATGAAACTAAATCGGTCATTATTATTTCTTCCAAATCAGAAATTATTGCCAATGCTATCGTACATGAACTAGGTTTAGGGCTAACCATCATGTATGGACGGGGCGGCTTTTCAGGAGATGAGCGAGAGATTCTTTATGTAATCGCCGAACGCCTTCAGCTTGCTGATCTGAAAGAGCTTATTTATAGAGAGGATCCCGCAGCTTTTATTGCTATTGAAAATCTTCATGAAGTAGCCAATGGCAATCAAACCGGAAAATACAAAAAAACAAGTATGAAAGAGCTATTTTCGCGGATGTTAAGTATAAAAAAATGA
- a CDS encoding TIGR00730 family Rossman fold protein — translation MLYNNVEDEAHLFKTDSWRLFRIISEFVEGFENMTTLGPSVSIFGSARLQANHPYYKLGIDVAGHIAKKGFAIITGGGPGLMEASNKGAQMTQGKSCGLGVDLPFEAELNPFIDRKYRLNFRYFFIRKVMFIRYAQGFVFLPGGYGTLDELFEALTLIQTHKIHPFPIYLMGKDYWKGIIDWIKSTMLAQQCISENDLKLISLTDDPEEVANGIERHYQRNHVLKNF, via the coding sequence ATGCTATATAATAATGTCGAAGATGAAGCTCATTTGTTTAAAACCGATTCATGGCGCTTATTTAGAATTATTTCCGAATTTGTAGAAGGCTTTGAAAATATGACCACCCTCGGGCCTTCGGTATCTATCTTTGGATCCGCTAGATTACAAGCTAACCATCCTTATTACAAGTTAGGCATTGATGTGGCAGGACATATTGCCAAAAAAGGTTTTGCTATTATTACCGGTGGTGGGCCAGGCCTTATGGAAGCCTCTAATAAGGGAGCTCAAATGACCCAGGGTAAATCTTGTGGATTAGGAGTAGACCTGCCTTTTGAAGCCGAGCTAAATCCTTTTATTGATAGAAAGTATCGCCTAAATTTTCGCTACTTTTTTATACGTAAGGTCATGTTTATTCGTTATGCTCAAGGATTTGTCTTTTTGCCCGGTGGTTACGGCACCTTGGACGAATTATTTGAAGCTCTTACACTTATTCAAACTCATAAGATTCACCCCTTCCCTATCTATCTAATGGGTAAGGATTACTGGAAGGGAATAATAGATTGGATTAAATCTACCATGCTTGCGCAACAATGTATCTCGGAAAATGATTTAAAGTTAATTTCTTTGACAGATGATCCAGAAGAAGTAGCTAATGGTATTGAACGCCATTACCAGCGTAATCATGTTCTAAAAAATTTTTAA
- the surE gene encoding 5'/3'-nucleotidase SurE: MSKRPHLLITNDDGIYAPGIRHLWNALKDFADITIVAPATEQSAVGVSITVRNPLRLHQVEWEGQTQAWSLTGTPADCIKMGLKVILDKKPDLIVSGINRGSNAGRNLMYSGTVGGTIEGIIQGVPGIAFSCVDYFNTDYQKVEHYVPLLVEYVVKHPLPSGSLLNVNFPTYQHEIKGFKLTRQGKEFWAEDPLERNHPAEGHSYYWLGAKLQQFEEHEDSDISWLARGYIAAVPVHVGELTDLAHLNDAKSHFENHLNLQARP; this comes from the coding sequence ATGTCTAAACGGCCTCATTTACTTATAACCAATGATGATGGCATTTATGCCCCTGGTATTCGACATCTTTGGAATGCTTTAAAAGATTTTGCAGATATAACGATCGTGGCGCCTGCAACCGAACAATCAGCAGTCGGTGTTAGCATTACCGTTCGTAACCCTCTTCGTTTGCATCAGGTTGAATGGGAGGGCCAAACCCAAGCCTGGAGTCTTACAGGCACTCCTGCTGATTGCATAAAGATGGGACTTAAAGTAATTCTTGATAAGAAACCAGATTTAATTGTCTCGGGGATTAATCGTGGATCCAACGCTGGCCGCAACTTAATGTATAGTGGCACCGTAGGAGGTACTATTGAAGGTATTATTCAAGGTGTGCCTGGCATTGCCTTTTCTTGCGTAGATTACTTCAATACTGACTATCAAAAGGTAGAACACTATGTACCTCTTTTAGTGGAGTATGTGGTAAAGCATCCACTACCCTCGGGTAGCTTGCTAAATGTTAACTTTCCCACTTATCAACATGAGATTAAAGGCTTCAAGCTGACTCGCCAAGGGAAAGAATTTTGGGCTGAAGATCCGTTAGAGCGTAATCATCCTGCGGAAGGACATTCTTATTATTGGTTAGGTGCTAAACTGCAGCAATTCGAAGAACATGAGGATAGCGATATTTCTTGGCTTGCCCGTGGATATATTGCGGCAGTACCTGTGCATGTAGGAGAATTAACAGATTTAGCTCATCTCAATGATGCAAAAAGCCATTTTGAAAATCATCTAAATTTACAAGCTAGACCTTAA
- the queG gene encoding tRNA epoxyqueuosine(34) reductase QueG yields the protein MTLSFDEIKVKALELGWDDVGITPANIRQEDIQAYKEWLAEGKHADLAYMEKEIRCYPQQYFPQAKTALIFLSYYKQPKEDLLTGQGLIASYARGRDYHHLHRKRLKKFIQWLEERAGAQGIAKGFSDSSPLLEKALAVQAGLGWFGKNTLLIHRRFGTYTLLSGILTSLEIPGAVISLRLPRCGSCTRCIDACPTQALTSPYKLDAARCLSYHLIESKKPIPLEIQQKNPGYIFGCDICQEACPHNQRTLPSLTAAFSPASGNGIYLDLKKIEECEKNPEKLFGTPLQRRGITGLKYTAETLKLK from the coding sequence ATGACTTTATCCTTTGATGAGATCAAAGTAAAAGCATTAGAATTAGGTTGGGATGATGTAGGAATTACGCCTGCAAATATTCGCCAAGAAGATATTCAAGCCTACAAAGAATGGCTAGCCGAAGGAAAGCATGCAGATCTGGCCTACATGGAAAAAGAAATACGCTGTTATCCTCAGCAATATTTCCCCCAAGCAAAGACGGCACTTATTTTTCTTAGCTACTATAAGCAACCTAAAGAAGATCTCCTTACGGGTCAAGGCTTGATAGCTTCCTATGCAAGAGGAAGAGACTATCATCATCTGCATCGTAAACGGTTAAAAAAATTCATTCAATGGCTAGAAGAACGCGCAGGTGCACAAGGAATAGCTAAAGGATTTAGCGATTCTAGCCCCCTTTTAGAAAAAGCTTTGGCCGTACAGGCTGGATTGGGTTGGTTTGGTAAAAACACTTTACTTATCCACCGACGTTTTGGCACTTACACCCTGCTTTCAGGCATATTGACCTCATTAGAGATACCTGGAGCGGTAATTTCTCTACGACTACCGCGTTGTGGAAGTTGTACACGTTGTATAGATGCTTGTCCTACTCAGGCCTTAACTTCCCCTTATAAGCTAGATGCTGCTAGATGCTTATCTTATCACCTCATCGAATCTAAAAAACCAATTCCTCTAGAAATACAACAAAAAAATCCAGGTTATATTTTTGGCTGTGACATTTGTCAAGAGGCTTGTCCTCATAACCAAAGAACTTTACCCTCTCTCACGGCAGCTTTTTCTCCCGCGAGCGGCAATGGAATTTATTTAGATTTGAAAAAGATAGAAGAATGTGAGAAAAATCCTGAGAAGTTATTTGGCACACCTTTACAACGCCGAGGGATTACAGGATTAAAATATACTGCCGAAACCTTAAAACTAAAGTAA